A stretch of the Vagococcus xieshaowenii genome encodes the following:
- a CDS encoding YutD family protein, translating to MEESEKKEEVLVNESASSTEEGMLTTDAPMTETIEEMVDIQEELIEEIPRIRMISHDRLLIDEREYKLLMNYEEGFNIEQLNERYSDVLDKYDYIVGDIGFEQLRLKGFFEDYRKKVGYDQKIGTLEDYLYEYCNFGCAYFVIERLEKLDDKLINTIPAHTKEKRGKVKDVKQQVKNNKNNTTIKNKQTNNRNSNRPKNKKNNQRNNKSTTVGKDKIANPKNKKTSNNPTKPKATNQKKNNQTGKRDFVIRQKDDKK from the coding sequence ATGGAAGAATCAGAAAAAAAAGAAGAAGTGTTAGTCAATGAATCAGCATCGTCAACAGAAGAGGGGATGCTAACAACGGATGCACCAATGACTGAAACGATAGAAGAGATGGTGGATATTCAAGAAGAGTTAATAGAAGAAATTCCCCGTATTAGAATGATTAGTCATGATCGTTTGCTAATTGACGAGCGTGAATACAAATTATTAATGAACTATGAAGAAGGATTTAACATTGAACAACTCAATGAACGCTACAGTGATGTGTTAGATAAATATGATTATATTGTAGGGGACATTGGATTTGAACAGTTACGCTTAAAAGGGTTCTTTGAGGATTACCGTAAAAAAGTAGGTTACGACCAAAAAATTGGAACATTAGAAGACTACTTGTATGAATATTGTAATTTTGGTTGTGCTTATTTTGTCATTGAACGACTTGAAAAACTTGATGATAAGTTAATCAACACGATTCCCGCGCATACAAAAGAAAAACGTGGCAAAGTGAAAGATGTGAAGCAACAAGTTAAAAACAATAAAAATAATACAACTATTAAAAATAAGCAGACTAATAATAGAAATAGTAATCGGCCAAAAAACAAGAAAAATAATCAACGTAACAATAAATCAACGACAGTTGGTAAAGACAAAATAGCTAATCCTAAAAATAAAAAAACATCTAATAATCCAACTAAACCAAAAGCAACTAATCAAAAAAAGAATAATCAGACTGGCAAGCGTGACTTTGTAATTCGCCAGAAAGATGACAAGAAATAG
- a CDS encoding tyrosine-protein phosphatase, with the protein MLESLTNFRDIGGYRGLDNKKVTQHLMYRSGEINHLTKEDHQAFLEDYHIQTIFDFRSTSEREERPNELFDGVTTVAIDILKGMEQSVGMADLKEEASQKHPDEYMLDIYRAFITEPSAREGYKEFLETVATLDTPFIFHCFAGKDRTGFGAALILALLGVSELDIYHDYLLTNKLRKKANNKLIETMAREGMPKEQLEMFRIMMEVKYEYLAESFAQIKEHFGTVEQYVLEGIGVDAATISQIRNKYLED; encoded by the coding sequence ATGTTAGAATCATTAACGAATTTTAGAGATATCGGTGGTTACCGAGGATTAGACAATAAAAAAGTAACACAACACCTTATGTATAGAAGTGGTGAGATTAACCATCTAACAAAAGAAGATCACCAAGCTTTTCTAGAAGATTACCATATTCAAACTATTTTCGATTTTAGAAGTACATCAGAACGAGAAGAACGTCCAAATGAATTATTTGACGGAGTTACAACAGTTGCCATTGATATTTTAAAAGGAATGGAACAATCTGTTGGCATGGCTGACTTAAAAGAAGAAGCTAGTCAAAAACATCCAGATGAGTATATGTTAGACATCTATCGTGCCTTTATCACAGAACCTTCTGCTCGAGAAGGGTATAAAGAGTTCTTAGAAACAGTTGCTACATTAGATACGCCGTTTATTTTCCACTGCTTTGCTGGAAAAGACCGTACAGGATTTGGAGCGGCCTTAATTCTTGCCCTGTTAGGAGTATCAGAATTAGATATCTATCATGATTACTTATTAACCAATAAATTAAGAAAAAAAGCGAATAATAAATTGATTGAAACAATGGCACGTGAAGGTATGCCAAAAGAACAACTGGAAATGTTTCGTATTATGATGGAAGTTAAATATGAGTATTTGGCTGAAAGTTTTGCTCAAATTAAAGAACATTTTGGCACAGTTGAGCAATATGTCTTAGAAGGTATAGGTGTTGATGCAGCAACTATTTCACAAATTAGAAATAAATATTTAGAAGATTAA
- a CDS encoding TIGR01906 family membrane protein, producing MQLMTLKNKGQFLLLVLFILTLAITLTINAYPLYSWDISYLSIEDKTGLSKERLLINYHELMKYLNHPLINELKMSDFPVSESGAFHFYEVKRLFLINYVLMFITGIPAVSFVSSLWKSGRLWLIKHALAFTALVPIILVFFLLVAFDQVFVAFHHLMFNNDAWLFDPQTDPVIIALPEQYFLHCFTLAVLLFEGFVLFLLIKSKQQLKKLRT from the coding sequence ATGCAATTAATGACACTAAAAAATAAGGGACAGTTTCTTTTGCTAGTTTTGTTTATTCTTACGCTAGCTATTACGTTAACAATCAATGCCTATCCACTTTATTCATGGGATATTAGCTACTTATCAATTGAAGATAAGACAGGATTGAGTAAAGAACGTTTACTAATCAATTATCATGAATTAATGAAATATCTTAATCATCCCTTGATTAATGAATTAAAAATGAGTGACTTTCCTGTATCAGAATCAGGTGCATTTCATTTCTATGAAGTGAAACGGTTGTTTTTAATCAATTATGTCCTAATGTTTATTACCGGTATACCAGCTGTTAGCTTCGTCAGCTCTTTATGGAAAAGTGGCAGACTATGGTTAATAAAACATGCATTGGCTTTTACGGCCTTAGTGCCAATTATTTTAGTTTTTTTCTTATTAGTAGCATTTGACCAAGTGTTCGTTGCGTTTCATCACTTAATGTTTAATAATGACGCTTGGTTATTTGATCCACAAACAGATCCAGTGATTATTGCCTTACCAGAACAATATTTTCTACATTGTTTTACTTTAGCCGTCTTATTATTTGAAGGATTTGTTCTTTTTTTATTGATTAAAAGTAAACAGCAATTAAAAAAACTACGAACTTAA
- a CDS encoding phosphatidylglycerophosphatase A family protein yields MINILTNQEDNFLTTDINVLEKKARELLAERGVTMDDIAELVYFLQAPYVENLTLELCLMHIEAVLKKREVQNTILTGIQLDLLAEKGGMIEPLQQIVGEDEGLYGIDEILALSIVNVYGSIGFTNYGYIDKVKPGILAKLNSHDGVNVHTFLDDIVGAIAAAAASRLAHENGDKKNYELI; encoded by the coding sequence ATGATTAACATATTAACTAATCAGGAGGACAATTTTTTGACAACAGACATTAATGTTTTAGAAAAAAAAGCACGTGAGTTACTGGCTGAGCGTGGTGTTACAATGGATGATATCGCTGAATTAGTATATTTTTTACAAGCACCTTATGTCGAAAACCTTACATTAGAATTGTGTCTTATGCACATTGAAGCTGTGCTAAAAAAACGTGAGGTTCAAAATACTATTTTGACTGGTATTCAATTAGATTTATTAGCTGAAAAAGGTGGTATGATTGAGCCACTTCAACAAATTGTCGGTGAAGATGAAGGCTTATATGGTATTGATGAAATTCTAGCACTTTCAATCGTGAATGTTTACGGGTCAATTGGTTTTACTAACTATGGCTATATTGATAAAGTAAAGCCTGGTATTCTTGCAAAACTGAATTCACACGATGGCGTCAATGTCCATACGTTTTTAGATGATATTGTTGGGGCGATTGCGGCGGCAGCAGCAAGCCGACTAGCCCATGAAAATGGCGACAAAAAAAACTACGAACTAATTTAA
- a CDS encoding TIGR01457 family HAD-type hydrolase, giving the protein MYKGYLLDLDGTIYKGKEPIEGAKEFIEQLQERNIPYLFVTNNTTKTPRDVQTNLSQHFDIHVKEETIYTATLATADYLNSLNKGNRVYVIGESGLVDGLLSSGFIWDEEHPDFVVVGLDKKLNYQKLVTATLAIQNGAMFIGTNPDKNIPTEQGLLPGAGSIIASLISSTNQQPIIIGKPSSVIMQGAIERMGLEKSDVIMVGDNYETDIQAGIHNQIDTLLVLTGFTQKDDVSSLPIAPTYTLNNLSEWGGWNAINDTKK; this is encoded by the coding sequence ATGTATAAAGGTTATTTATTAGACCTAGATGGAACTATTTATAAAGGAAAAGAACCTATTGAAGGAGCAAAAGAATTTATCGAGCAACTTCAAGAACGAAACATTCCTTATTTGTTTGTTACTAACAATACGACTAAAACACCTCGTGATGTACAAACTAATCTATCACAACATTTTGATATTCATGTAAAAGAAGAGACTATCTACACTGCAACATTAGCTACGGCAGATTATCTGAACTCTTTAAATAAAGGTAATCGTGTGTATGTTATCGGCGAGTCGGGATTAGTGGATGGTTTGTTGTCGTCAGGTTTTATTTGGGATGAAGAGCATCCAGATTTTGTTGTGGTAGGTTTAGATAAAAAATTAAACTATCAAAAATTAGTAACTGCTACTTTAGCCATTCAAAATGGGGCGATGTTTATTGGCACTAACCCAGATAAAAATATTCCAACAGAACAAGGCCTACTACCTGGTGCAGGTTCAATCATAGCTTCCTTAATATCAAGTACCAATCAGCAACCTATCATCATTGGGAAACCTTCTTCAGTCATTATGCAAGGAGCTATTGAGCGTATGGGATTAGAAAAGTCTGACGTTATCATGGTGGGCGATAATTATGAAACAGATATTCAAGCAGGGATTCATAATCAAATTGATACATTATTAGTTTTGACAGGCTTCACTCAAAAAGATGATGTGTCTTCATTACCTATAGCACCAACGTATACACTAAATAATTTAAGTGAGTGGGGCGGTTGGAATGCAATTAATGACACTAAAAAATAA
- a CDS encoding bifunctional metallophosphatase/5'-nucleotidase, protein MTILHTNDLHSHFENWPKIRRFLQQKQTYASEHYPVVTVDLGDFCDRVHPLTEATNGKENIALMNQVTYDAVTIGNNEGIGNTKEQLDNLYQEANFPVVVSNLSSLDQQASTWCKNFTIHETPSGTRIGVIGLTAPFPFSYEPLGWQVSFPDEVLPPLLDELEPQTDVIVLLSHLGYLDDEHIAIHYPQIDVIIGSHTHHLYEEGKLIGDTLLAAAGKFGQYVGEIVIELSDQHQIVSKKAITHPTKLFVEQLQDQEEIKAYEIRGHQLLSEQTIGHLPVSWETDAYSEHSYIHYALEAMADFSQADAYLLSTGLFLGGLSKGIVSRDDLHRTLPHPMHMIRVTLRGKDLIDVLTEMESQHDYLLDYPIIGMGFRGKVFGELKAKHIQKVENEFFIQHQSIDQTQEYQLIMMDHYSFIKFFPKLTALGKIESLCPSLLRNVVAKYINKTFKL, encoded by the coding sequence GTGACTATTTTACATACGAATGACCTCCATTCTCATTTTGAAAACTGGCCTAAAATTAGACGCTTTTTACAACAAAAACAAACGTATGCTAGTGAGCACTATCCTGTAGTGACAGTTGATTTAGGTGACTTTTGTGATCGTGTTCATCCATTAACTGAAGCAACTAATGGCAAAGAAAATATAGCGCTGATGAATCAGGTGACGTATGATGCGGTAACGATAGGTAACAATGAAGGAATTGGTAATACAAAAGAACAATTAGATAATTTGTATCAAGAAGCTAATTTCCCAGTAGTTGTCAGTAACTTATCTAGTCTTGATCAACAGGCGTCTACATGGTGCAAAAATTTTACTATTCATGAAACACCTAGCGGAACTAGAATAGGGGTCATTGGTTTAACCGCCCCTTTTCCTTTTAGTTATGAACCTCTAGGATGGCAAGTGAGTTTTCCAGATGAGGTTTTACCGCCATTACTTGATGAATTAGAACCACAAACAGATGTTATTGTTCTATTATCACATCTTGGTTATTTAGATGATGAACATATTGCAATCCATTATCCTCAGATAGATGTGATCATAGGGTCTCACACACATCATTTATATGAAGAGGGCAAGTTAATTGGCGATACGCTACTTGCTGCAGCGGGAAAATTTGGTCAATACGTTGGAGAAATTGTGATAGAGCTATCGGATCAGCACCAAATAGTCTCAAAAAAGGCTATTACACATCCAACTAAATTATTTGTTGAACAGCTTCAGGATCAAGAAGAAATAAAAGCGTACGAGATAAGAGGACATCAGTTATTAAGTGAACAAACGATAGGTCACTTGCCAGTGAGTTGGGAAACAGATGCTTATTCAGAACATAGCTATATCCATTATGCACTAGAGGCTATGGCTGATTTTTCTCAGGCAGATGCCTATTTGTTAAGTACTGGTTTATTTTTAGGTGGCTTGTCTAAAGGGATAGTTAGTCGCGATGACTTGCACCGAACATTACCGCATCCGATGCATATGATTAGGGTTACCTTAAGAGGCAAGGATTTAATTGACGTACTAACAGAGATGGAAAGTCAACATGATTATCTATTAGACTATCCTATTATTGGTATGGGATTCAGAGGGAAAGTGTTTGGTGAATTAAAAGCAAAGCATATTCAAAAAGTAGAGAATGAATTTTTTATTCAACATCAATCAATTGATCAAACACAAGAGTATCAATTAATTATGATGGATCATTACTCGTTTATTAAATTTTTCCCTAAATTAACCGCACTTGGAAAAATAGAGTCACTGTGTCCGTCTTTATTACGCAATGTGGTAGCAAAATATATTAATAAGACATTTAAACTTTGA
- a CDS encoding Dps family protein yields the protein MKREQVLNQAVADLSQFATVIHQTHWYMRGNGFLTMHPKMDELMDEVNEWLDEIAERLIIIGGSPYSTLKEFAEHTKISDEIGSYDKLMTDHVETVLSGYRYLQGLAEEGIEAADDEDDAVTEDIFIGIKAAVEKKIWMLSAQLGRAPEIK from the coding sequence ATGAAGAGAGAACAAGTATTAAATCAAGCAGTCGCTGACTTAAGTCAATTTGCAACAGTTATACACCAAACACATTGGTACATGAGAGGAAATGGCTTCTTAACCATGCATCCTAAAATGGATGAATTGATGGATGAAGTAAATGAGTGGTTAGATGAAATTGCGGAACGTTTAATTATTATTGGTGGTTCACCTTACTCAACATTAAAAGAATTTGCTGAACACACTAAAATTAGTGACGAAATTGGTTCATATGATAAATTGATGACTGATCATGTCGAAACCGTCTTAAGTGGTTATCGCTATTTACAAGGTTTAGCTGAAGAAGGAATCGAGGCAGCTGATGATGAAGATGATGCAGTAACAGAAGATATCTTTATTGGCATTAAAGCAGCTGTTGAAAAGAAAATCTGGATGTTAAGTGCCCAATTAGGACGCGCACCGGAGATTAAGTAA